The genomic region GCCTCTGAGAGAATGGTTTGAAAAAAAATCTATTCTTTTTTTTGTCTTGCGCAACAATAAGATTGCCGCGTATGCGTGGGTTCACTTTGATTTTTATGATAATCTCGGTCCAGCTGGTACTCTCTACCTGGATTCTCAAGAAGTTTTCATAGGGCCATTTTTTACGGTAACAGAACATAGAAAAAAGGGGCTGTATGATTTGCTAATGAAACAGATACTTTGTTTTTTGAGAGTGCAAGGGATTCAAAAAGCCTATGGGTCGTCAAATATTGAAAATATGGCCACCGTTCGTGTTTTATTGGTTAAGAATAAATTTAAATTGATAGGGCTTGTTACTGCAGGATCCCAAAAAAAGAACATTATTGATTTTGCAGCTTCTGATAAACCTTTTTCAGAGAAAGTCATATAATTGTCATGATAAGAATCATTTTTACTAGATCTTTTGAATCCTTGAGGATCGGAGGGGTAACCGTTTATGTCAAGATGTTACTGAAACAATTTGATGATAGCAAGTTCAAGGTCTTGAATTATAATAGTATGAATAAAGAATCTTTTCTTGCTGATGAACCTTTAACAAGATGGAATGAAAAGGTTGTTAGAATAAGACTTCTTTTTTTTATGCTGTTGTTCCCATTTAGGCTGGTTTTTCAAGGTGCTGATATAGTGCATGCAAATCCATCTATGAATCAAAGAGCTATATTAAGGGATGGTATTTTTATTTTAATGTCTAAGATTTTTAGAAAAAAAATCCTTGTATTTATTCATGGGTGGGATGATCGAGAGTTTGAGAAAATCAGTACCTGCAGGTTAAGAAAGTTTCTTTTTTTAAAGGTTTATAATTATTCGGATCTTTTGGTCGTTTTATCGGAACAGTTTTCAGAAAAGTTGTTGAAAATTGGCATAAATAAAGAAATTTCGGTAGAAACTACGATGTTGGATGAATCTTTTATTGTAGATGCAGAGATTAAAAAAAAGATTGATAATCTTTTTGATAAAAAAACAATTAATATCCTTTTTTTATCCCGTATAGAAAAAACGAAAGGTATTTATGAGGCTATTGATGCCTATACTATTTTAAAATCAAAGGGTTTTGATGTTGCTCTGACTGTTGCTGGAGACGGGAATGAGCTTGCAAAGATTAAACTATATGTGTCAGGAAAAAAAATTCAAAATGTTACTTTTGCAGGGTTTGTTTCTGGGCGAGATAAGCATCGGGTTTTTATGCGGGGGGATGTATTTCTATTTCCAACTTATTTTGAAGGTATGCCGATATCTATGCTTGAGGTAATGGCTTATGGAATGCCTGTCATTTCAAGATCTGTAGGCGGTATTCCAAGCGTTTTGTCTGATGGAATCAATGGATTTATGACTTATTCTAAAGATCCTGAGATTTTTTCTTCGTTTGTAATTAAATTATTAGAAAACAGGTGTCTTTTTCACTCGATTGCACGGAACAATGCTAGGCTGGCAAAAGAAAAATTTTATTCTGCGGTAGTCGGCAAAAGAATTGAAAAAAGATACGAAAACCTTCTTGGCGAAAACATACCTAAATCATCTGAATGTAAGCGATTGTCATAAATGTTAGAATTGATAATTAGCCTTGATTATGAAATTCTTGGTAACGGCGGCGGTGATGTCCGCACCATGGTTATTGAGCCTACCCGTCGTATTTTGGATATCTGTGACCGGCATGAAGCTAAATTGACTATCATGTTTGAAGTTGCAGAATATCTTGCTTTTAAAGCGGCTTCTTTAAAAAAAAAGAGGGCCTTTGGGTATGATCCGGCATTTTTGATGGAGGAACAGGCCAAGGATGCAATACGCAGGGGGCATGATGTTCAGCTTCATATACATCCACAGTGGATGGGAGCTGAATTGCATGATGGATTATGGCATTTAAATATGCAGCATTACCGAATTGCGGATTTGCCAAATGGCTATGGTAGTGAGGAAGACCCTTTATCTATTCTTGGTGCTTTGTATATTGGACGCAAGACCCTTGACGATATGCTCAAACCAATTAAGCCTTCCTATGAGTGCCGGATTTTTCGTGCGGGAGGTTATTATGTGCAGCCTGCTTCTTTAGTAATTCAAGCCATGCGCCATGCCGGTTTATGGGCGGATAGTTCTGTGGTTAAGGGGCTGCATATAACAGAACCATGGGAACTGGATTATAGAACCGCAGAAAGTTGCTGTAATTATTGGTGGACAGGGCTGGATGATGTGGCTGTTAAGGGTGAAAAGGGTAAAGGGGTTCTTGAGTTTCCAGTTTATTCCTTTGCTGCTCCTTATTATAAAAACTTCACATTCCCTAAGCTTTTTTCTACCCTTAAACGCAGAACCATAGAAAAAAAAGACCCTCATTTAAAAATAAATAAGTTTCAAAGCACACCGCCAATAAACTCTTTGCGGGATAGATTCTTTGGTGAGCATACCCATGTTTTTGATTTTTGTAAGCTTTCAGCGTCTGTCATGGTAGATATTGTGAAAAAAGAACATGAATCAGAAATACTTGTGGTTAATGGGCACAATAAGGATTTCTGGAATGACAAAAATTTTGACAGGTTTCTTTATGAAGTAAAAAATATGAGCCTTGTTCGTTTTGCCACGTTCTATGAAAGTGTTTACCCGATTTATAATGGATGAAAATGGAAATTAAAGAGTTAGTAACAGAACTTTCTGACTATTGCCGCTCCTACAGCTACGCAGGCCATGACCCCTACGATGCCCTGAACAGCCCACTTATCCAGCGTCTGACTTTTAAAAACAAGTATCTGCGTATCATCGCAACCCAGCTTGTCCGGCGTTCTCCCATAAACATCCGTCCGCTTCTGGGTATTCAAAAGGGTGAAAACCCCAAAGGCATCGGTTTGTTTCTGTGGGGCTATACCAAGCTTCACCGCATGGATCCAAAGAAGGAATATAAAGAAGAGATGGGCTATCTCTTCTCAAGGCTGGAAGCTTTGGAATCTCAAGGATATTCTGGTAGCTGCTGGGGTTATAATTTTGACTGGCAGTCTCGTACTTTTTTCAGGCCCAAGGGTACTCCCACCATAGTAAATACATCCTTTATCGGTCATGCCCTTCTGGATGCCTATGAAACCTTTGGTGAAAAGACTTATCTGGAAAAAGCTCTTTCCATAAGGCATTTCATGCTGAAGGATCTTAAGCGCACCCGTCTGGATGAGGACAGTTTCTGCTTTTCCTATACGCCAGTGGATACCGCTGTGGTGCATAATGCCAACATGCTCGGCGCATCCCTTCTCATCCGCCTTTATGCCCATTGCAGAGAAGAAGAGGTGAAGGTTGCCGCCCTTTCTGCCCTTTCCTATTCCATGAAACATCAGCGTGAGGATGGTTCATGGTATTATGCGGATACATTTTCAGAAAAATGGATAGATTCCTTTCATACGGGCTTTAATCTCCAGGCCCTTCGTTGGTTTATTCAGGAAGGTCACGGAGAAAGCTACCGGGAAGCTTATAATAAAGGGGTGGATTATTACGCTAGTAATTTTTTTCTGGAAGATGGAACGCCCAAGTACTTCCACAATCAGGTGTATCCCATAGATGTCCATGCCCCTGCCCAGGCCATCGTCTTTTTTTCCGGTGAAGGTGAAGAATATCGTGACCTGACGGAAGGAATACTCCGTTGGACAGTAAGGCATCTTTATAGTGGAGAAGGTTGGTTTTATTTTCAGAAAAACCGCCATTGGATGAACCGGATTTCCTATATGCGCTGGACACAGGCTTGGGCCTTTCATTCTTTGACTGAGTATCTTCGTAGAAAGACAATAACATGAAATGATAGGTGTTAGAATGAAGATTTGGTTTGAAATAACAAACTCACCACATATCAATCTTTTTATCAATATCATGAAGGAATTAGAAAAAGATCATGAAGTGATGATAACATGTAGGGATCTTGCCAATACTATAGATCTTTTAAAACTGCACGAGCTAAAATTTGAAATAGTCGGTTCGCATTATGGCAAAAGTCTATTTAAGAAAATTTGGGGTTTTCCTATCCGTGTTTTAAATCTGATATCCTTTATTAAAAGAAAAAGGCCTGATGTTGCCATAGGGCAAAGTTCGTTTCAGCAGCCAATAGCTGCAAGATTAATGGGTGTGCCTGTCATATACATGAACGATAATGAGCATGCGTGGGGCAACATACCGTCATTTCTTTTTGCGAATAAAATACTGATCCCTGAATATTTAAGCATGCAGACGGTAAAAAAGCAGCTCGCCTTTCCAGGAAAAGTGACGAAATACCCTGGCTTGAAAGAAGGGATTTATCTTTGGCGATTAGTGTCCAATCGCAATAAGGCAAAAAAGAACGGCAGAAAAGTAGTCTTTTTTAGGCCAGAGCCTAGGACAGCCCAGTACTATCATGGTGATACCTCTGATTTGGATGCTTTTCTTATCAAGCTTAAGGATATTTTTGATGTTGTGATTTCTCCAAGGGATTTATTCCAGAAACAGTATTATGAGCAGGAAAAGTTTTATGGAATTTATGTTCTGGATAAACCCTTGCCAATAAAAAAAATAATAGAAATATGTGATGTGTTTATTGGTGCTGGCGGGACTATGTCCAGAGAAATGGCCGTAGCGGGCATTCCAACAATATCCGTTTACCACGGTGCCATGTTGGAAGTGGATAGTTATCTTTTGAAAAACAAAATGCTGTTGCATAAGACATCGCTTGACATTGATTTTTTTCAATCGTTTATTGCTGAATATAAAGAAGATAAGAATTTTAAGCTTTTAGCAAAAGGGAAAGAAGCAGAAATGCTTATAATAAAAATAATTTTGAATAAAGGAGACGTTTAATATGCTTAAGGCGGGGGTGGTAGGTATAGGAAAAATGGGACTGTCCCATTGTGCCATTTTGAGAGCGCATTCTGATATTGGCTCTCTCGCAGTTTGTGATACTTCAGGTTTTTTATTGTCTGGAATAAAAAAATATACAGACTTCAGTTGTTATACTGATTATAAAAAAATGATTAAAGAAAATAAGCTTGACTGTCTTTTTATTTCGACGCCTTCTAAATTTCATAAAGAAATAATTCTATTTGCGTTACAGAATAATATCAACGTTTTTTGTGAAAAACCATTAACTCTTTCCCATGAAGATTCTGAGGAAGTTTCTGAACTTGCTGAGGCCAGGGGGCTTGTGACTCAAGTTGGATATCATAATAAGTTTATAGGTACGTTTCAGGCAGTTAAGAGATTTCTTGATGCAGCACTTATTGGCGATGTCTATCATATTAATGGATCTGCCTATGGTCCAGTGGTTATAAATGAGGAAGGTGAAACGTGGCGCTCTGACCCGAAGGAAGGGGGGGGGTGTCTTCTTGACTATGCGGCACATGTCGTTGATTTAATGATTTACATGGTTGATATGCCAGAAAAGGTTTCTGGTACGATTTTAAAAAAAGTGTACTCTAAAAAAGTAGAAGATGCTGTTTATTCGAATCTTTTCTATGCAAATGGCATGACGGGCCAGCTTTCCGTAAACTGGAGTGAAGAAACGTACCGGAAAATGACTACAAAGATAGAAATTCTTGGGAAGAGAGGGAAAATTGTTTCCGATGCTCAGGAATGTCAGGTGTATTTAAAGGA from Desulfobotulus pelophilus harbors:
- a CDS encoding GNAT family N-acetyltransferase, whose translation is MVFFLKRAFISIKDEGLLNFLKNIINFILFQMGMRPSHTFFFVYDFQDKDLIPTEQNNLLCLNFSLSIVNTVDACNDYEIPDKLKQLPLREWFEKKSILFFVLRNNKIAAYAWVHFDFYDNLGPAGTLYLDSQEVFIGPFFTVTEHRKKGLYDLLMKQILCFLRVQGIQKAYGSSNIENMATVRVLLVKNKFKLIGLVTAGSQKKNIIDFAASDKPFSEKVI
- a CDS encoding glycosyltransferase family 4 protein, translating into MNKESFLADEPLTRWNEKVVRIRLLFFMLLFPFRLVFQGADIVHANPSMNQRAILRDGIFILMSKIFRKKILVFIHGWDDREFEKISTCRLRKFLFLKVYNYSDLLVVLSEQFSEKLLKIGINKEISVETTMLDESFIVDAEIKKKIDNLFDKKTINILFLSRIEKTKGIYEAIDAYTILKSKGFDVALTVAGDGNELAKIKLYVSGKKIQNVTFAGFVSGRDKHRVFMRGDVFLFPTYFEGMPISMLEVMAYGMPVISRSVGGIPSVLSDGINGFMTYSKDPEIFSSFVIKLLENRCLFHSIARNNARLAKEKFYSAVVGKRIEKRYENLLGENIPKSSECKRLS
- a CDS encoding DUF354 domain-containing protein — translated: MKIWFEITNSPHINLFINIMKELEKDHEVMITCRDLANTIDLLKLHELKFEIVGSHYGKSLFKKIWGFPIRVLNLISFIKRKRPDVAIGQSSFQQPIAARLMGVPVIYMNDNEHAWGNIPSFLFANKILIPEYLSMQTVKKQLAFPGKVTKYPGLKEGIYLWRLVSNRNKAKKNGRKVVFFRPEPRTAQYYHGDTSDLDAFLIKLKDIFDVVISPRDLFQKQYYEQEKFYGIYVLDKPLPIKKIIEICDVFIGAGGTMSREMAVAGIPTISVYHGAMLEVDSYLLKNKMLLHKTSLDIDFFQSFIAEYKEDKNFKLLAKGKEAEMLIIKIILNKGDV
- a CDS encoding Gfo/Idh/MocA family protein, encoding MLKAGVVGIGKMGLSHCAILRAHSDIGSLAVCDTSGFLLSGIKKYTDFSCYTDYKKMIKENKLDCLFISTPSKFHKEIILFALQNNINVFCEKPLTLSHEDSEEVSELAEARGLVTQVGYHNKFIGTFQAVKRFLDAALIGDVYHINGSAYGPVVINEEGETWRSDPKEGGGCLLDYAAHVVDLMIYMVDMPEKVSGTILKKVYSKKVEDAVYSNLFYANGMTGQLSVNWSEETYRKMTTKIEILGKRGKIVSDAQECQVYLKDQSPCGKFEKGWNSFWITDQTEPVWFNLRGEEYSAQIDCFVKRVVEKNSAGVNSFKNSLKTDKVISMLQNDGAGGKA